GTCGTCGATGTTCACGCCCTCCTCGTCGGCGATGCGGCGCGTCGCGGGCGCGGCCAGCGTCTTCTCGCGGCCGGCGGCCTCGGTCGACCCGGACGCGACTTCGCCGTTCTCGGCGTCGCCGCGCTTCGAGACGGCCGACTTGCCGGAGAACGACACCGAGCGAGGGCCGCCGGACTTCGAGTCGTCGCTCTCGTCGGCCCCCGAATCGGCGGCCGCCCGCACGTCGGACTCGGTCACCCGACCGCTCGGGCCGGACCCCGAGACGGAGGCGATGTCGACGTCGAGTTCGCGCGCGAGTCGGCGGACGCTCGGCGACGCGAACACGCGTCCCGACTGCGTCTCCGTCTCGGCGGTGTCGGTCGTCTCCTCGGCGTCCTCGTCGGCGGACTGCGCGTCGCCCGCCGCGGACTCGACTTCAGACTCGGACTCGGCTTCCTGCTCGCCGCTCGCCGCCTCGTCTCCGTCCTCGCCCTCGACCTCGAACGTGATTATCACGTCGCCGACGGGGACCATCTCCCCCTCCTCGGCGCGGAGTTCGCTCACCGTCCCGTTGTACGGGGAGGGAACGTCCACGAGGGCTTTGTCCGTCTCCACCTCCGCGACGACTTGGTCCTCTTCGACCGTGTCGCCCGGCGCGACGTGCCACGTGACGAGTTCGCCCTCCGCGACGCCCTCGCCCACGTCGGGCAGTTTGAATTCCTTGATAGCCATCGTTCAGAACTCCACGGCGTTCCGGATACCTTCTTCGACCCGCGCGACGGAGGGCAGGTAGTAGTCTTCGAGGGCGTACAGCGGGTAGGGGACGTCGTAGCCGGCGATGCGTTCGACGGGGGCCTCCTGGTGCAGGAGCGCCTTCTCCTGCAGCGTCGCGGTTATCTCCGCGCCGAGACCGCCCGTCTTCGGCGCCTCGTGGACGACGGCCGCCCGGCCCGTCTTCTCGAACGACTCCACGATGGTCTCTTTGTCCATCGGCGAGACGGTTCGCAGGTCGACGACTTCGACGCTGACGCCGTCTTCCTCCAGGATATCGGCCGCCTCCATCGTCGGGCGCGTCATCGCGCCGTAGGTGTAGACGGAGACGTCCGTCCCCTCCCGGCGGACCGCCGCCTCGCCGATGGGGACCTCGTAGTCGTCCTCGGGGACGTCCCCGCGGAACGCGCGGTAGATGAGTTTCGGTTCGAGGAAGATGACCGGGTCGGGGTCGCGGATGGCCGAGATGAGAAGCCCCTTCGTGTCGTACGGCGTCGAGGGGATGACCACCTTCAGACCCGCCTCGTGCGCGTAGAACGCCTCCTTCGATTCGGAGTGGTGTTCGGGCGCGCGGATGCCGCCGCCGTAGGGCGCGCGGACGACGAGGGGGCAGGTGAACCGGCCGCGACTGCGCGTGCGCAGGCGGGCCGCGTGGCTGACTATCTGGTCGAACGCGGGGTACATGAACCCGGAGAACTGCATCTCCGCGACGGGGCGCATCCCCATCGTCGCCATGCCGATAGCGGTGCCGGCGATGCCGGATTCGGCGAGGGGCGTGTCGATGACCCGGTCGTCGCCG
This is a stretch of genomic DNA from Halogeometricum sp. S3BR5-2. It encodes these proteins:
- a CDS encoding alpha-ketoacid dehydrogenase subunit beta, with product MSQSQQTQNLTLVQAVRDGLHTEMTNDDRVVVMGEDVGKNGGVFRATEGLWNEFGDDRVIDTPLAESGIAGTAIGMATMGMRPVAEMQFSGFMYPAFDQIVSHAARLRTRSRGRFTCPLVVRAPYGGGIRAPEHHSESKEAFYAHEAGLKVVIPSTPYDTKGLLISAIRDPDPVIFLEPKLIYRAFRGDVPEDDYEVPIGEAAVRREGTDVSVYTYGAMTRPTMEAADILEEDGVSVEVVDLRTVSPMDKETIVESFEKTGRAAVVHEAPKTGGLGAEITATLQEKALLHQEAPVERIAGYDVPYPLYALEDYYLPSVARVEEGIRNAVEF